In bacterium, the following are encoded in one genomic region:
- a CDS encoding aminotransferase class III-fold pyridoxal phosphate-dependent enzyme — protein MRATRAEGVYIYDDAGRRYLDGSSGPLAANLGHGVPEILAAMERQLHLMTFAHGSEFTSEAQERAADLLVTFAPPGLSRVFFVSGGSEATETAIKLARQYWVDAGTPTKYKIIGKRASYHGATLGALSASGFAARRGPYEPLLLPFPQIPEVHCRRCPFGLEYGRCRIEGSSGRASRRRWPRGETGVAKHAVRSGQRRGGDHPSAASCRRRR, from the coding sequence GTGCGCGCGACCCGGGCCGAGGGCGTCTACATTTACGATGATGCGGGGCGGCGCTACCTCGACGGCTCCTCCGGGCCGCTGGCGGCGAACCTCGGGCACGGGGTCCCGGAGATCCTTGCCGCGATGGAGCGCCAGCTCCACCTGATGACGTTCGCCCACGGCTCCGAATTCACGTCCGAGGCCCAGGAGCGCGCGGCGGATCTCCTGGTGACGTTCGCGCCGCCCGGCCTGTCCCGCGTGTTCTTCGTGTCCGGCGGCAGCGAGGCTACGGAGACCGCGATCAAGCTGGCCCGGCAGTACTGGGTGGACGCGGGGACGCCCACCAAATACAAGATCATCGGCAAGCGGGCATCGTACCACGGCGCGACGCTCGGCGCGCTGTCGGCCTCGGGGTTCGCCGCGCGCCGCGGACCCTACGAGCCCCTCCTGCTCCCGTTTCCGCAGATCCCGGAAGTGCATTGCCGCCGCTGCCCGTTCGGGCTGGAGTACGGCCGCTGCCGCATCGAGGGCTCCTCCGGCAGAGCGTCGCGGAGGCGCTGGCCTAGAGGGGAGACAGGTGTTGCGAAGCATGCTGTTCGCTCCGGGCAACGCCGCGGAGGCGACCACCCGAGCGCTGCATCATGCCGCCGCCGACG